TGCGTTTGCATCCGACATCACGCCCTTGGACGTGGACACGATGGACACACCCAGACCCTGACGGACCGAGGGGATGTCGCCCACACCCATGTACACACGACGACCGGGCTTGGACACGCGCTTCAACTCGCGGATCACAGGCTCGCCTTCGTAGTACTTGAGGCTGATTTCAATGGCCGGGTGGCCGTTTGCACCGGTGGTCTTCTCAAAACCACGGATGTACCCTTCGTCCGCCAGCACTTCGAGCACGCGTTCGCGCAGTTTCGACGCAGGCGTCTCGACCACGGATTTGCCGCGCATCTGGCTGTTGCGGATACGGGTGAGCATATCGCCGATAGGATCGTTCATCTCAATCTCTCCCTTACCAGCTTGATTTCACAAGGCCGGGGATCTGGCCGTTCGAGCCCAGTTCCCGCAGCGCGATCCGGCTGATCTTGAGCTTGCGGTAATACGCATGCGGACGACCGGTCAGCTGGCAGCGGTTGTGAAGGCGCGTGGCCGAGCTGTTGCGGGGCAGTTTTGCCAGCTTCAGCGAGGCGCGGAAACGCTCTTCCATCGGTTTGCTTTCGTCGCTGATGATTGCTTTGAGCTCGGCCCGCTTGGCGGCGTACTTCTTCACCAGCTTTTCGCGCTTCACTTCGCGCGCGATCATGGATTTTTTAGCCATATCTTTTTCCTCTGCGCTTACGAGTTGAAGGGCATGTTGAAGTGCTTCAGCAAGGATTTTGCTTCGGCATCAGTGTCGGCGGTCGTGGTGATCACGATGTCCATCCCCCAGGTCTCGTCGACCTTGTCGAAGTCGATCTCGGGGAAGACGATGTGCTCTTTCATGCCCATGGCATAGTTGCCACGGCCATCAAAGGATGTGCCGGATACGCCGCGGAAGTCGCGGACGCGGGGCAGCGCGATGGTGATCAGACGGTCCAGGAATTCATACATGCGGTCGCCGCGCAAGGTGACTTTGGCACCCAAGGGCATGTCCTCACGCACCCGGAAACCCGCGATGGATTTCTTGGCCTTGGTCGTCATGGCCTTTTGACCGGCGATGGCAGTCAGGTCTTCTTGTGCGGACTTGGCTTTCTTGCTGTCTTTGACAGCTTCCGCGCCGCAGCCGATGTTCAGGACGATCTTGTCCAGACGCGGGATCTGCATGTCGTTCTTGTAGCCGAATTCCTCTTTCATCGCGGCGCGAATGGTGTCGCGGTACTGCGATTTGAGGCGCGGGGTGTAGTTTGCTGTGTCGAGCATCAGATCACGTCCCCTGTTGTCTTGGCAAAGCGCACTTTCTTGTCGCCGTCCATCTTGAAGCCGACGCGGGTGGGTTTGCCGTTGGCGTCCAGCAGGGCCAGGTTCGACAGATCGATCGGCATCGCCTTGGGGATGCGACCGCCCTGGCTGGCCTGGCTTTGACGTGTGGCGCGGATGGCGATGTTCACACCATCAACGACAGCCTTGTTGGCGGATGGGTTCACGGAAGAAATGGTGCCTTCCTTGCCCTTGTCCTTGCCCGCAAGCACGACGACCTTGTCGCCTTTTTTCAGTTTC
This DNA window, taken from uncultured Tateyamaria sp., encodes the following:
- the rpsH gene encoding 30S ribosomal protein S8, coding for MNDPIGDMLTRIRNSQMRGKSVVETPASKLRERVLEVLADEGYIRGFEKTTGANGHPAIEISLKYYEGEPVIRELKRVSKPGRRVYMGVGDIPSVRQGLGVSIVSTSKGVMSDANARSQNVGGEVLCTIF
- the rpsN gene encoding 30S ribosomal protein S14; this encodes MAKKSMIAREVKREKLVKKYAAKRAELKAIISDESKPMEERFRASLKLAKLPRNSSATRLHNRCQLTGRPHAYYRKLKISRIALRELGSNGQIPGLVKSSW
- the rplE gene encoding 50S ribosomal protein L5, with protein sequence MLDTANYTPRLKSQYRDTIRAAMKEEFGYKNDMQIPRLDKIVLNIGCGAEAVKDSKKAKSAQEDLTAIAGQKAMTTKAKKSIAGFRVREDMPLGAKVTLRGDRMYEFLDRLITIALPRVRDFRGVSGTSFDGRGNYAMGMKEHIVFPEIDFDKVDETWGMDIVITTTADTDAEAKSLLKHFNMPFNS
- the rplX gene encoding 50S ribosomal protein L24, translated to MAAKLKKGDKVVVLAGKDKGKEGTISSVNPSANKAVVDGVNIAIRATRQSQASQGGRIPKAMPIDLSNLALLDANGKPTRVGFKMDGDKKVRFAKTTGDVI